The Streptococcus pantholopis genome has a segment encoding these proteins:
- a CDS encoding BglG family transcription antiterminator codes for MLNKKERQIVQYLIQNKEHFTTSKELGEQLDCSDRTIRTYCKSIMEKLDGYQGLQLVSKQGYGYRLIVEDEEGLADFLKANRLPKSHLPNDETADADDRYNYLLNKLLFEQNEIYFDDLTSELFVSRSTLSNDFKKIRQRFAPYHLKVESKANKGVYVTGSERDKRRFIMDYFSDSGFISSMHTYVDDDFLNHSITFEELSIIVIDECREAELKLSDFVIQNLIIHIALAIRRLEAGFVIAKIEQSEAFADLPERRVAVRILERVAKAASMTFPSEEVDYITLHLISKSHSSWIVPQDSLSQLRFELIQALESIALPFSGDSQLLEGLLAHLSTLLLRLNGQITLENPLREEIQKHYQKSYYLAEKLMSALPAFSGYLLSADELSYIALHFMAASERYKERHDKYNILVICATGFGSAQMLKSRIENELGNIIHIKDVIGYYEINDDRLKDVDFIISSIDLSHLLFTIPVFTVSIFLNEDEVQMLRHEIAQLGEASSAVQESKAGDNSDIASVFDQYFSEKSFLILKDGHKDSVIKTLLEMMAEGEDQAFVGRMQELIRQREEMSSVVFSDTIAVPHPVKAAANHHRIGLAIVKNGLKWNSDYPHIQFVFLTSMSIHNNEGLTELAASIVDLVERPDLQAEMLACQSFEQFRKLFLMIKER; via the coding sequence ATGTTAAATAAAAAGGAAAGGCAGATTGTTCAGTATCTGATACAGAACAAAGAGCACTTTACGACCAGCAAGGAGTTGGGAGAGCAGCTGGATTGCTCAGACCGCACCATCAGAACTTACTGCAAGTCCATTATGGAGAAGCTTGACGGCTATCAGGGCCTGCAGCTTGTTTCTAAACAGGGATACGGCTACCGTCTTATCGTAGAAGATGAAGAAGGGCTGGCTGACTTTTTAAAGGCTAACCGTCTGCCTAAAAGTCATCTTCCTAACGATGAGACGGCTGATGCCGATGATCGTTATAATTATTTGCTCAATAAGCTTCTCTTTGAACAAAATGAAATCTATTTTGACGATTTAACCAGCGAACTCTTTGTCAGCCGATCTACTCTGTCTAACGATTTTAAAAAAATCAGGCAGCGCTTTGCTCCCTACCATTTAAAAGTTGAAAGCAAAGCCAATAAAGGCGTTTATGTCACCGGATCGGAACGCGATAAGAGGCGGTTTATCATGGATTATTTCAGTGATTCTGGCTTTATCAGCAGTATGCATACCTATGTTGATGATGATTTTTTGAATCATAGCATCACTTTTGAGGAACTGTCCATTATAGTTATTGATGAATGCCGTGAAGCAGAACTAAAACTGTCTGATTTTGTGATTCAAAATCTGATTATCCATATCGCCTTAGCTATTCGGCGCTTAGAGGCTGGTTTTGTGATAGCCAAGATAGAACAGTCTGAAGCTTTTGCGGACTTGCCGGAACGCAGAGTAGCTGTAAGGATTTTAGAGCGGGTCGCTAAGGCTGCCTCAATGACTTTTCCCTCTGAAGAAGTCGATTATATCACGCTGCACCTGATTTCTAAAAGCCACAGCAGCTGGATTGTTCCTCAAGATTCGCTGTCTCAGCTTCGCTTTGAATTGATACAGGCTTTAGAGTCAATAGCTTTGCCATTTAGCGGCGATTCACAGCTCCTTGAAGGGCTGCTGGCCCATCTGTCAACACTTTTGCTGCGTCTTAACGGTCAGATTACTTTAGAAAATCCTTTGCGTGAAGAGATTCAAAAGCACTATCAGAAAAGCTACTATTTGGCAGAAAAACTGATGTCAGCTCTGCCTGCTTTTTCTGGCTATTTGCTCTCAGCAGATGAACTGTCTTATATTGCTCTGCATTTTATGGCTGCCAGTGAGCGTTATAAAGAACGTCACGATAAATACAATATTTTAGTGATTTGCGCTACTGGATTTGGCTCTGCTCAGATGCTCAAGAGCCGGATTGAAAATGAGCTGGGAAATATCATCCATATCAAGGATGTCATCGGTTACTATGAAATCAATGATGACAGGTTAAAAGATGTTGATTTTATTATTTCTTCCATTGATTTATCGCATTTGCTTTTTACAATCCCTGTCTTCACGGTCTCTATCTTTTTAAATGAAGACGAAGTGCAGATGCTCCGCCATGAAATTGCTCAGCTGGGAGAAGCTTCATCTGCCGTTCAGGAGAGTAAGGCTGGAGATAATAGCGATATAGCCTCGGTTTTTGACCAGTATTTTTCTGAAAAATCTTTCCTTATTTTAAAAGACGGTCATAAAGACAGTGTTATCAAGACGCTTTTGGAGATGATGGCAGAGGGGGAAGATCAGGCTTTTGTCGGGCGAATGCAGGAGCTGATCAGGCAAAGAGAAGAGATGTCTTCGGTCGTTTTCAGCGATACTATTGCCGTTCCTCATCCGGTTAAGGCTGCAGCCAACCACCATCGGATTGGTCTGGCTATTGTCAAAAACGGTCTGAAATGGAACAGTGATTACCCGCATATTCAGTTCGTTTTTTTAACATCTATGTCCATTCATAATAACGAAGGATTAACAGAACTGGCTGCCTCCATTGTTGATTTGGTAGAGCGGCCTGATTTGCAGGCTGAAATGCTGGCTTGTCAGTCATTTGAACAGTTTAGGAAATTATTTTTAATGATAAAAGAGAGGTGA
- a CDS encoding PTS cellobiose transporter subunit IIB, with product MAKTALIICAGGMSSSMIAKKTATLLQEQGEDIEMDAVGVPEGQKRIEADKYDLYLVSPQTKMNFKQLADAAAKKDKPIVQIPPQAYIPIPMGIEKMAALVKENI from the coding sequence ATGGCTAAAACAGCTTTGATTATTTGTGCAGGCGGCATGTCTTCCTCGATGATTGCTAAAAAGACAGCGACACTTTTGCAAGAACAGGGAGAAGATATCGAAATGGATGCTGTTGGTGTTCCTGAAGGGCAAAAACGCATCGAAGCTGATAAATACGATCTTTATCTGGTCAGTCCTCAGACAAAGATGAATTTCAAACAGCTAGCAGATGCTGCTGCTAAGAAAGATAAACCGATTGTGCAAATCCCGCCGCAAGCCTATATTCCTATTCCTATGGGGATTGAAAAAATGGCTGCATTAGTAAAGGAAAATATTTAG
- a CDS encoding DUF871 domain-containing protein, which produces MGELGLSVYPSKTETAILKSYLSTAAEIGYSRIFTSMLELTDSTEETLDRFREVIAHGNRLGMKTSIDINPQLFEELGVNYEDLAFFNDLGIWALRLDQGFTGQEEAEMSQNPFGLVIELNISRGQHYIDQVMDFSADRRYVTGTHNFYPQPYTGLDFTYFTDCAAQYKNHHLRTAAFIDSPKGTVGPWPVGDMLVSTERQRLLSPEAQVQLLLATQLIDDIFVASSLLPADELQKIYDSFVSAVPRLKVTLLSTASADEQAIVLDNRHRYRGDYSGYMIRSSEMRNLYKDRDFPPVDHGKTIKKGQLTICNNRSGQYRGELQIALKERPNDGTHNIIGKVADDYLPVLDLLKPWQSFELVKAF; this is translated from the coding sequence ATGGGTGAATTAGGTTTGTCTGTCTACCCGTCGAAAACAGAGACGGCTATTCTTAAGAGTTATTTGTCAACTGCTGCTGAGATAGGCTACAGCAGGATATTTACATCGATGTTGGAGCTTACAGACAGCACAGAAGAGACGCTTGATCGGTTTAGGGAAGTGATTGCCCACGGCAATCGCCTGGGAATGAAAACATCTATTGATATCAATCCGCAGTTGTTTGAAGAACTGGGAGTAAATTATGAGGATTTAGCTTTTTTCAACGATTTGGGTATTTGGGCTTTGCGGTTAGATCAGGGTTTTACAGGGCAGGAAGAAGCAGAGATGTCACAAAATCCTTTCGGGCTGGTAATTGAGCTGAATATATCCCGCGGACAGCACTATATTGATCAAGTGATGGACTTTTCTGCAGACCGCAGATATGTAACGGGAACGCATAACTTTTATCCCCAGCCTTATACAGGACTTGATTTTACTTATTTTACAGACTGTGCCGCCCAGTATAAGAACCACCATCTAAGGACAGCTGCTTTTATTGATTCTCCAAAAGGGACGGTGGGGCCTTGGCCTGTTGGAGATATGCTGGTCAGTACTGAACGTCAGCGCCTCTTATCGCCTGAGGCACAAGTTCAGCTTTTGTTGGCTACTCAGCTGATTGATGATATTTTTGTTGCATCGTCTTTGCTGCCTGCTGATGAGCTGCAGAAAATATATGACAGCTTTGTATCAGCTGTGCCTCGGTTGAAAGTGACTTTACTGTCTACGGCCTCGGCTGATGAACAAGCTATTGTTCTCGATAACAGGCATCGCTATCGCGGAGATTATTCCGGCTATATGATTCGTTCATCAGAAATGCGCAATCTTTATAAAGACAGAGATTTTCCGCCAGTAGATCATGGCAAGACCATCAAAAAAGGTCAGCTGACTATCTGTAATAATCGCAGCGGACAGTACAGAGGCGAACTCCAAATTGCTTTAAAAGAGCGGCCAAATGACGGCACTCACAATATCATTGGCAAAGTGGCCGATGATTATTTGCCTGTGCTTGATTTACTGAAACCTTGGCAGTCTTTTGAGCTGGTTAAGGCATTTTAG
- the celB gene encoding PTS cellobiose transporter subunit IIC: MNKLFEFLEKYLMGPMGKVSTYRPVRAIVAAGIASIPFTIVGSMFLVLSIVPLAFPLEFIKDLWANSFDKIQPLYLQAYNCTMGILSLYFSIVIGYEYTKIYAEEQEENVDPVYGALLSVFAFFLTIPQLVVSKGAFDYLNVDGETINGWTIGGNSLDRLSTSGMFTAILMAILVVQLYRLCINRNWVVKMPEAVPEGVSRSFSALIPAGFVAFVLLIIDGIFIAFGTDIYNVIAIPFAFVRNITNSWIGIVIIYLLVHALWIVGIHGANIVMGLVNPILLTNMAENVKGANIAFAGEFTNAYVTIGGSGATLLLCFWLAFMAKSAQLKVLGRAAMGPAIFNINEPLIFGIPIVYNPILALPFILAPIASASVGYWSIRLGLAGIATAQTPWPTPIGLGAYIGAAGSGLAGSIGAFVTAVVCAIVAFIIWYPFIKMYDNKLLAEEGAAEA; the protein is encoded by the coding sequence ATGAATAAATTGTTTGAATTCTTAGAGAAGTACCTGATGGGACCGATGGGTAAGGTTTCCACCTACCGTCCCGTCCGTGCTATCGTTGCCGCCGGTATTGCCAGTATTCCTTTCACCATTGTCGGCTCGATGTTTTTGGTATTAAGCATTGTTCCGCTTGCTTTTCCTTTGGAATTTATCAAGGACCTTTGGGCTAATTCTTTTGACAAGATTCAGCCTTTATACTTGCAGGCTTATAACTGTACAATGGGAATTCTGTCACTCTACTTTTCTATTGTCATCGGTTATGAATACACGAAGATTTATGCAGAGGAGCAGGAAGAAAATGTGGATCCGGTCTACGGCGCTTTGCTGTCCGTCTTTGCCTTCTTCCTGACTATTCCGCAATTGGTGGTTTCAAAAGGAGCCTTTGACTACCTCAATGTTGATGGAGAAACCATCAACGGCTGGACTATCGGAGGAAACAGTCTGGACCGCCTATCAACTTCAGGTATGTTTACAGCCATTTTGATGGCTATTCTAGTTGTACAGCTCTATCGGCTGTGTATTAACCGCAATTGGGTTGTGAAGATGCCGGAAGCTGTTCCTGAAGGGGTTTCCCGTTCCTTCTCCGCACTGATTCCTGCGGGCTTCGTTGCCTTTGTTTTGCTGATTATTGATGGTATTTTTATCGCTTTTGGGACAGATATCTACAATGTTATTGCTATTCCATTTGCCTTTGTCCGCAATATCACAAACAGCTGGATCGGTATCGTTATTATTTACCTGCTGGTTCACGCCCTGTGGATTGTTGGTATTCACGGTGCCAATATCGTCATGGGCTTGGTTAACCCAATTCTCTTGACCAATATGGCTGAAAATGTAAAAGGCGCTAATATCGCTTTTGCCGGTGAGTTCACAAATGCTTATGTTACTATCGGCGGTTCCGGTGCGACTTTGCTGCTCTGTTTTTGGCTGGCCTTCATGGCTAAATCTGCTCAGCTTAAAGTGCTGGGCAGGGCAGCGATGGGACCTGCTATCTTTAATATTAACGAACCCTTGATTTTTGGTATTCCAATTGTTTACAATCCTATCTTGGCGCTGCCATTTATCTTGGCTCCGATTGCCAGTGCTTCTGTTGGTTATTGGTCGATAAGACTTGGCTTAGCCGGTATAGCAACTGCTCAGACCCCATGGCCAACGCCAATCGGCCTTGGTGCTTACATCGGTGCCGCAGGAAGCGGCTTGGCCGGCAGTATCGGTGCTTTTGTTACGGCTGTTGTCTGCGCAATTGTCGCCTTTATCATCTGGTATCCATTTATCAAGATGTACGATAACAAACTGCTTGCTGAAGAAGGCGCAGCTGAAGCTTAA
- a CDS encoding PTS cellobiose transporter subunit IIA yields the protein MNPEELQVAAFEIILNSGNARTLVHEGFDAMRKGELDSAAAKLEEANEELLKAHQAQTNLLQEYAGGTEIKIEIIMVHAQDHLMTTMTLREVALEMLELYKKARLKRSVF from the coding sequence ATGAATCCAGAAGAGTTACAAGTAGCAGCTTTTGAGATTATTTTGAACTCCGGTAACGCAAGGACACTTGTTCATGAAGGTTTTGATGCAATGCGCAAGGGAGAGCTTGATTCAGCTGCTGCGAAACTTGAAGAAGCAAATGAAGAGCTGCTCAAAGCTCATCAAGCTCAGACCAACCTTTTACAAGAATATGCCGGCGGTACTGAAATTAAAATTGAAATCATCATGGTTCATGCCCAGGATCATCTAATGACAACGATGACACTGCGGGAAGTAGCCTTGGAAATGCTGGAACTGTATAAAAAAGCTCGGCTAAAGCGGTCAGTCTTTTAA